From a single Drosophila sulfurigaster albostrigata strain 15112-1811.04 chromosome 3, ASM2355843v2, whole genome shotgun sequence genomic region:
- the LOC133840593 gene encoding probable beta-hexosaminidase fdl isoform X3, which translates to MSLAVSLRRALLVLLSGAVFILTVLYWNQGVIKTQAYSDSQLRPHNHKDRNHLSIPVEKSWTYKCENDRCVRTPYRKNASNTKRVSFTSCSMTCGDINIWPHPTTKSMISAHTLRFSVEDVQLQLDTPHREVSKLLKIAFDWFVRDLRQIQRLDYAIHTPEAAAATLVSEATSRQRRHNNEAPAPETQPAASLFGSTFGLQRAGDLESLQVKLSVHESGEIDFNLDNNESYHLSTTFKHQRLVVHIAAHTFFGARHGLSTLQQLIWYDDEDRLLHTYASSLINDVPKFRYRGLMLDTSRHFFSVEAIKRTIAAMGLTKLNRFHWHITDAQSFPYVSRHYPELAEHGAYSESETYSDQDVREVVEFAKIYGVQVLLELDAPAHAGNGWDWGPKRGLGELAMCINQQPWSFYCGEPPCGQLNPKNNHTYLILQRLYEEFLQLSGPTDIFHLGGDEVNLDCWAQYFNDTDLRGLWCDFMLQSNARLKLANGNVPPKYVAVWSSALTNTKCLPNSQFVVQIWGGSTWQENYDLLDNGYNVIFSHVDAWYLDCGFGSWRATGEAACSPYRTWQNVYKHRPWERMRLDKKRRKQVLGGEACMWTEQVDENQLDNRLWPRAAALAERLWSDPNDDHDFDVVQPDVFRRISLFRNRLVELGIKAEALFPKYCAQNPGECI; encoded by the exons ATGTCGCTGGCCGTCTCGCTGCGTCGTGCGTTGCTCGTCCTGCTCTCGGGTGCGGTATTCATACTGACAGTGCTCTATTGGAATCAGGGCGTGATCAAGACACAGGCATACAGCGATTCACAGTTGCGGCCACACAATCACAAGGATCGCAATCACTTATCCAT ACCGGTGGAAAAGTCATGGACATACAAATGCGAGAACGATAGATGTGTGCGCACACCTTATCGCAAGAATGCGAGCAACACGAAGCGTGTCTCCTTCACCAGTTGCTCGATGACCTGTGGCGACATCAACATTTGGCCACATCCTACAACCAAATCGATGATCAGTGCGCACACGTTGCGCTTCTCGGTCGAGGAtgtgcaactgcagctggatACGCCGCATCGTGAGGTGTCCAAGCTGCTGAAGATCGCCTTCGATTGGTTCGTCAGGGATCTGCGGCAAATACAACGCTTGGATTATGCCATACACACACCAGAAGCGGCAGCAGCCACATTGGTTAGCGAGGCGACGTCCAGGCAGCGACGTCATAACAACGAAGCTCCGGCGCCTGAAACGCAGCCAGCTGCCTCGTTGTTTGGTTCCACTTTTGGCCTGCAACGTGCCGGCGACTTGGAAAGTCTTCAGGTGAAGCTGTCCGTGCACGAGTCCGGCGAAATTGACTTTAATCTGGACAACAATGAGAGCTACCACTTAAGCACAACTT TTAAACATCAGCGTCTGGTGGTGCACATTGCGGCACACACGTTCTTTGGCGCCCGCCATGGACTGTCCACGCTGCAGCAGCTCATTTGGTATGACGATGAGGATCGTTTGCTGCACACCTACGCCAGCTCGTTGATCAACGATGTGCCCAAGTTTCGCTATCGTGGCCTTATGCTGGACACCTCTCGGCACTTCTTTTCGGTGGAGGCAATCAAACGCACAATTGCCGCCATGGGTTTAACAAAGCTGAATCGTTTCCATTGGCACATCACGGATGCACAAAGTTTTCCATATGTGTCGAGGCATTATCCTGAACTGGCCGAGCATGGCGCCTATTCGGAGAGCGAAACGTACAGCGATCAGGATGTGCGCGAGGTGGTCGAGTTTGCCAAGATCTATGGTGTTCAAGTGCTTCTGGAGTTGGATGCGCCGGCGCATGCGGGCAATGGCTGGGATTGGGGACCCAAACGTGGCCTTGGCGAATTGGCGATGTGCATCAATCAGCAGCCATGGAGTTTTTACTGTGGCGAGCCGCCTTGCGGCcaactgaatccgaaaaatAACCACACCTACCTCATACTGCAGCGCCTTTACGAGGAGTTTCTTCAGCTGTCGGGGCCTACGGATATTTTCCATTTGGGCGGCGACGAAGTGAATCTGGACTGTTGGGCGCAGTATTTCAATGACACGGATTTGCGTGGTCTGTGGTGCGATTTTATGCTGCAGTCCAATGCGAG ACTGAAACTGGCCAATGGCAATGTGCCGCCCAAGTATGTGGCCGTCTGGTCCAGCGCGCTCACGAACACCAAGTGTCTTCCGAACAGTCAATTCGTGGTGCAGATCTGGGGCGGCAGCACGTGGCAGGAGAACTATGATCTCCTCGATAATGGCTACAACGTCATCTTCTCGCATGTGGATGCTTGGTATTTGGACTGCGGCTTTGGCAGCTGGCGAGCGACAGGCGAAGCTGCCTGCTCGCCCTATCGCACGTGGCAGAATGTCTACAAGCATCGTCCCTGGGAGCGAATGCGTCTCGACAAGAAACGACGCAAACAG GTGCTGGGCGGTGAGGCCTGCATGTGGACCGAGCAGGTGGATGAGAATCAATTGGACAATCGGTTATGGCCTCGGGCGGCGGCGCTTGCTGAACGCCTGTGGTCAGATCCGAATGATGATCATGACTTTGATGTTGTGCAGCCGGATGTGTTTCGACGAATCTCGCTGTTTCGCAATCGCCTGGTTGAGCTGGGCATCAAGGCGGAAGCGTTGTTCCCCAAATATTGTGCACAGAATCCCGGCGAGTgcatttga
- the LOC133840593 gene encoding probable beta-hexosaminidase fdl isoform X1: MAHATMKSIAILLAGMQYKLQSNIHRRPLGQAHLGLRYLYKMSLAVSLRRALLVLLSGAVFILTVLYWNQGVIKTQAYSDSQLRPHNHKDRNHLSIPVEKSWTYKCENDRCVRTPYRKNASNTKRVSFTSCSMTCGDINIWPHPTTKSMISAHTLRFSVEDVQLQLDTPHREVSKLLKIAFDWFVRDLRQIQRLDYAIHTPEAAAATLVSEATSRQRRHNNEAPAPETQPAASLFGSTFGLQRAGDLESLQVKLSVHESGEIDFNLDNNESYHLSTTFKHQRLVVHIAAHTFFGARHGLSTLQQLIWYDDEDRLLHTYASSLINDVPKFRYRGLMLDTSRHFFSVEAIKRTIAAMGLTKLNRFHWHITDAQSFPYVSRHYPELAEHGAYSESETYSDQDVREVVEFAKIYGVQVLLELDAPAHAGNGWDWGPKRGLGELAMCINQQPWSFYCGEPPCGQLNPKNNHTYLILQRLYEEFLQLSGPTDIFHLGGDEVNLDCWAQYFNDTDLRGLWCDFMLQSNARLKLANGNVPPKYVAVWSSALTNTKCLPNSQFVVQIWGGSTWQENYDLLDNGYNVIFSHVDAWYLDCGFGSWRATGEAACSPYRTWQNVYKHRPWERMRLDKKRRKQVLGGEACMWTEQVDENQLDNRLWPRAAALAERLWSDPNDDHDFDVVQPDVFRRISLFRNRLVELGIKAEALFPKYCAQNPGECI, encoded by the exons ATGGCACACGCTACAATGAAATCAATTGCTATATTGTTGGCCGGCATGCAATATAAGCTGCAATCCAATATCCATCGTCGTCCGCTTGGTCAAGCGCATCTTGG CCTACGGTACCTCTATAAGATGTCGCTGGCCGTCTCGCTGCGTCGTGCGTTGCTCGTCCTGCTCTCGGGTGCGGTATTCATACTGACAGTGCTCTATTGGAATCAGGGCGTGATCAAGACACAGGCATACAGCGATTCACAGTTGCGGCCACACAATCACAAGGATCGCAATCACTTATCCAT ACCGGTGGAAAAGTCATGGACATACAAATGCGAGAACGATAGATGTGTGCGCACACCTTATCGCAAGAATGCGAGCAACACGAAGCGTGTCTCCTTCACCAGTTGCTCGATGACCTGTGGCGACATCAACATTTGGCCACATCCTACAACCAAATCGATGATCAGTGCGCACACGTTGCGCTTCTCGGTCGAGGAtgtgcaactgcagctggatACGCCGCATCGTGAGGTGTCCAAGCTGCTGAAGATCGCCTTCGATTGGTTCGTCAGGGATCTGCGGCAAATACAACGCTTGGATTATGCCATACACACACCAGAAGCGGCAGCAGCCACATTGGTTAGCGAGGCGACGTCCAGGCAGCGACGTCATAACAACGAAGCTCCGGCGCCTGAAACGCAGCCAGCTGCCTCGTTGTTTGGTTCCACTTTTGGCCTGCAACGTGCCGGCGACTTGGAAAGTCTTCAGGTGAAGCTGTCCGTGCACGAGTCCGGCGAAATTGACTTTAATCTGGACAACAATGAGAGCTACCACTTAAGCACAACTT TTAAACATCAGCGTCTGGTGGTGCACATTGCGGCACACACGTTCTTTGGCGCCCGCCATGGACTGTCCACGCTGCAGCAGCTCATTTGGTATGACGATGAGGATCGTTTGCTGCACACCTACGCCAGCTCGTTGATCAACGATGTGCCCAAGTTTCGCTATCGTGGCCTTATGCTGGACACCTCTCGGCACTTCTTTTCGGTGGAGGCAATCAAACGCACAATTGCCGCCATGGGTTTAACAAAGCTGAATCGTTTCCATTGGCACATCACGGATGCACAAAGTTTTCCATATGTGTCGAGGCATTATCCTGAACTGGCCGAGCATGGCGCCTATTCGGAGAGCGAAACGTACAGCGATCAGGATGTGCGCGAGGTGGTCGAGTTTGCCAAGATCTATGGTGTTCAAGTGCTTCTGGAGTTGGATGCGCCGGCGCATGCGGGCAATGGCTGGGATTGGGGACCCAAACGTGGCCTTGGCGAATTGGCGATGTGCATCAATCAGCAGCCATGGAGTTTTTACTGTGGCGAGCCGCCTTGCGGCcaactgaatccgaaaaatAACCACACCTACCTCATACTGCAGCGCCTTTACGAGGAGTTTCTTCAGCTGTCGGGGCCTACGGATATTTTCCATTTGGGCGGCGACGAAGTGAATCTGGACTGTTGGGCGCAGTATTTCAATGACACGGATTTGCGTGGTCTGTGGTGCGATTTTATGCTGCAGTCCAATGCGAG ACTGAAACTGGCCAATGGCAATGTGCCGCCCAAGTATGTGGCCGTCTGGTCCAGCGCGCTCACGAACACCAAGTGTCTTCCGAACAGTCAATTCGTGGTGCAGATCTGGGGCGGCAGCACGTGGCAGGAGAACTATGATCTCCTCGATAATGGCTACAACGTCATCTTCTCGCATGTGGATGCTTGGTATTTGGACTGCGGCTTTGGCAGCTGGCGAGCGACAGGCGAAGCTGCCTGCTCGCCCTATCGCACGTGGCAGAATGTCTACAAGCATCGTCCCTGGGAGCGAATGCGTCTCGACAAGAAACGACGCAAACAG GTGCTGGGCGGTGAGGCCTGCATGTGGACCGAGCAGGTGGATGAGAATCAATTGGACAATCGGTTATGGCCTCGGGCGGCGGCGCTTGCTGAACGCCTGTGGTCAGATCCGAATGATGATCATGACTTTGATGTTGTGCAGCCGGATGTGTTTCGACGAATCTCGCTGTTTCGCAATCGCCTGGTTGAGCTGGGCATCAAGGCGGAAGCGTTGTTCCCCAAATATTGTGCACAGAATCCCGGCGAGTgcatttga
- the LOC133840595 gene encoding diuretic hormone receptor isoform X3, which translates to MADDDLRALVEMLDENPAENSANIFANFSLDMLQRASALIGAQQPSHSGDPLLLPPINRTLEEQCKHQADKVFDSQHSTTLYCPASFDSVLCWPRTNAGTWAILPCFEEFKGVHYDTTENATRFCHANGTWNHYSNYSRCSVPAVPEFSASVDLPSNIYVGGYFISFATLVVALIIFLSFKDLRCLRNTIHANLFLTYITSALLWILTFFLQVVTTGSSHAGCITLVIMFQYFYLTNFFWMFVEGLYLYTLVVQTFSSENISFLIYALIGWGCPAVCILVWSIAKVFAPHRENEHFNGLEIECSWMLESQIDWIFKGPTVFAILTNLVFLIRIMWVLITKLRSAHTLETRQYYKASKALLVLIPLFGITYLLVLTGPEQGISRNLFEAMRAFLLSTQGFFVALFYCFLNSEVRQTLRHRFIRWRENRSIHRSSSLKNRRHRASKDYSQRSRTESLRLTSTSPVPTGHYE; encoded by the exons ATGGCTGACGACGATTTGCGGGCTTTGGTAGAGATGCTGGATGAGAATCCAGCTGAGAATAGTGCCAATATATTTGCCAACTTCTCGTTGGACATGCTGCAGCGAGCTAGCGCACTAATTGGCGCCCAGCAGCCATCGCACAGCGGTGATCCCCTCCTCCTACCCCCCATCAATCGCACCCTCGAAGAGCAGTGCAAGCATCAGGCAGACAAAGTCTTCGACTCACAGCACAGCACG ACTTTGTACTGTCCCGCGTCATTCGACTCGGTTCTCTGCTGGCCCCGCACAAATGCTGGCACCTGGGCAATCCTGCCCTGCTTCGAGGAGTTCAAGGGTGTTCACTACGACACAACAG AGAATGCAACGCGATTCTGCCATGCGAATGGCACTTGGAATCATTATTCCAATTACTCCAGATGCTCAGTGCCCGCTGTTCCTGAATTTTCGGCTAGTGTCGATCTGCCATCGAATATCTATGTTGGCGGTTACTTTATAAGTTTTGCCACATTGGTGGTGGCTCTCATTATATTCCTAAGCTTCAA AGATTTGCGCTGTTTGCGTAACACAATTCATGCGAATCTGTTCCTAACCTACATCACCTCCGCACTCTTGTGGATTCTCACGTTCTTTCTGCAAGTG GTAACCACCGGATCTAGTCATGCTGGCTGCATTACGCTGGTCATTATGTTTCAGTACTTTTATCTGACTAACTTTTTCTGGATGTTCGTGGAGG GCCTCTATCTCTATACTCTTGTGGTGCAAACATTCTCCAGCGAGAACATTAGCTTTCTTATCTACGCCTTGATTGGCTGGGGCTGTCCCGCTGTCTGTATATTGGTGTGGTCCATTGCCAAAGTATTTGCGCCGCATCGAGAGAATGAGCATTTCAATGGC cTGGAAATTGAATGCAGTTGGATGCTTGAATCTCAAATTGATTGGATATTCAAGGGGCCCACCGTATTTGCGATACTAACTAATTTAGTTTTCTTGATACGCATCATGTGG GTATTGATTACCAAATTGCGTTCGGCTCATACGCTCGAGACGCGGCAGTATTACAAAGCATCCAAGGCGCTATTGGTGCTAATACCGCTCTTTGGCATTACGTATCTGCTGGTCTTAACCGGGCCCGAACAGGGCATCAGTCGGAATCTCTTCGAAGCCATGCGCGCCTTTCTGCTTAGCACACAG GGCTTCTTTGTGGCATTGTTCTATTGTTTTCTGAACTCGGAAGTGCGACAGACGTTGCGGCATCGTTTCATCAGATGGCGCGAGAATCGGAGTATACATCGAAGCAGTTCATTAAAGAATCGTAG ACATCGCGCATCCAAAGACTACTCGCAACGCTCGCGTACTGAAAGTCTACg GTTGACCTCAACAAGTCCCGTGCCAACTGGACACTATGAatga
- the LOC133840595 gene encoding diuretic hormone receptor isoform X1, with protein MADDDLRALVEMLDENPAENSANIFANFSLDMLQRASALIGAQQPSHSGDPLLLPPINRTLEEQCKHQADKVFDSQHSTTLYCPASFDSVLCWPRTNAGTWAILPCFEEFKGVHYDTTENATRFCHANGTWNHYSNYSRCSVPAVPEFSASVDLPSNIYVGGYFISFATLVVALIIFLSFKDLRCLRNTIHANLFLTYITSALLWILTFFLQVVTTGSSHAGCITLVIMFQYFYLTNFFWMFVEGLYLYTLVVQTFSSENISFLIYALIGWGCPAVCILVWSIAKVFAPHRENEHFNGLEIECSWMLESQIDWIFKGPTVFAILTNLVFLIRIMWVLITKLRSAHTLETRQYYKASKALLVLIPLFGITYLLVLTGPEQGISRNLFEAMRAFLLSTQGFFVALFYCFLNSEVRQTLRHRFIRWRENRSIHRSSSLKNRRHRASKDYSQRSRTESLRTEECVICLRPSPHTRLGSLKRYHSIDLTDFV; from the exons ATGGCTGACGACGATTTGCGGGCTTTGGTAGAGATGCTGGATGAGAATCCAGCTGAGAATAGTGCCAATATATTTGCCAACTTCTCGTTGGACATGCTGCAGCGAGCTAGCGCACTAATTGGCGCCCAGCAGCCATCGCACAGCGGTGATCCCCTCCTCCTACCCCCCATCAATCGCACCCTCGAAGAGCAGTGCAAGCATCAGGCAGACAAAGTCTTCGACTCACAGCACAGCACG ACTTTGTACTGTCCCGCGTCATTCGACTCGGTTCTCTGCTGGCCCCGCACAAATGCTGGCACCTGGGCAATCCTGCCCTGCTTCGAGGAGTTCAAGGGTGTTCACTACGACACAACAG AGAATGCAACGCGATTCTGCCATGCGAATGGCACTTGGAATCATTATTCCAATTACTCCAGATGCTCAGTGCCCGCTGTTCCTGAATTTTCGGCTAGTGTCGATCTGCCATCGAATATCTATGTTGGCGGTTACTTTATAAGTTTTGCCACATTGGTGGTGGCTCTCATTATATTCCTAAGCTTCAA AGATTTGCGCTGTTTGCGTAACACAATTCATGCGAATCTGTTCCTAACCTACATCACCTCCGCACTCTTGTGGATTCTCACGTTCTTTCTGCAAGTG GTAACCACCGGATCTAGTCATGCTGGCTGCATTACGCTGGTCATTATGTTTCAGTACTTTTATCTGACTAACTTTTTCTGGATGTTCGTGGAGG GCCTCTATCTCTATACTCTTGTGGTGCAAACATTCTCCAGCGAGAACATTAGCTTTCTTATCTACGCCTTGATTGGCTGGGGCTGTCCCGCTGTCTGTATATTGGTGTGGTCCATTGCCAAAGTATTTGCGCCGCATCGAGAGAATGAGCATTTCAATGGC cTGGAAATTGAATGCAGTTGGATGCTTGAATCTCAAATTGATTGGATATTCAAGGGGCCCACCGTATTTGCGATACTAACTAATTTAGTTTTCTTGATACGCATCATGTGG GTATTGATTACCAAATTGCGTTCGGCTCATACGCTCGAGACGCGGCAGTATTACAAAGCATCCAAGGCGCTATTGGTGCTAATACCGCTCTTTGGCATTACGTATCTGCTGGTCTTAACCGGGCCCGAACAGGGCATCAGTCGGAATCTCTTCGAAGCCATGCGCGCCTTTCTGCTTAGCACACAG GGCTTCTTTGTGGCATTGTTCTATTGTTTTCTGAACTCGGAAGTGCGACAGACGTTGCGGCATCGTTTCATCAGATGGCGCGAGAATCGGAGTATACATCGAAGCAGTTCATTAAAGAATCGTAG ACATCGCGCATCCAAAGACTACTCGCAACGCTCGCGTACTGAAAGTCTACg TACCGAGGAATGCGTCATCTGCTTACGTCCATCGCCGCATACACGACTGGGATCATTGAAACGTTATCACAGCATTGATTTAACCGATTTCGTGTAA
- the LOC133840595 gene encoding diuretic hormone receptor isoform X2 translates to MADDDLRALVEMLDENPAENSANIFANFSLDMLQRASALIGAQQPSHSGDPLLLPPINRTLEEQCKHQADKVFDSQHSTTLYCPASFDSVLCWPRTNAGTWAILPCFEEFKGVHYDTTENATRFCHANGTWNHYSNYSRCSVPAVPEFSASVDLPSNIYVGGYFISFATLVVALIIFLSFKDLRCLRNTIHANLFLTYITSALLWILTFFLQVVTTGSSHAGCITLVIMFQYFYLTNFFWMFVEGLYLYTLVVQTFSSENISFLIYALIGWGCPAVCILVWSIAKVFAPHRENEHFNGLEIECSWMLESQIDWIFKGPTVFAILTNLVFLIRIMWVLITKLRSAHTLETRQYYKASKALLVLIPLFGITYLLVLTGPEQGISRNLFEAMRAFLLSTQGFFVALFYCFLNSEVRQTLRHRFIRWRENRSIHRSSSLKNRSTEECVICLRPSPHTRLGSLKRYHSIDLTDFV, encoded by the exons ATGGCTGACGACGATTTGCGGGCTTTGGTAGAGATGCTGGATGAGAATCCAGCTGAGAATAGTGCCAATATATTTGCCAACTTCTCGTTGGACATGCTGCAGCGAGCTAGCGCACTAATTGGCGCCCAGCAGCCATCGCACAGCGGTGATCCCCTCCTCCTACCCCCCATCAATCGCACCCTCGAAGAGCAGTGCAAGCATCAGGCAGACAAAGTCTTCGACTCACAGCACAGCACG ACTTTGTACTGTCCCGCGTCATTCGACTCGGTTCTCTGCTGGCCCCGCACAAATGCTGGCACCTGGGCAATCCTGCCCTGCTTCGAGGAGTTCAAGGGTGTTCACTACGACACAACAG AGAATGCAACGCGATTCTGCCATGCGAATGGCACTTGGAATCATTATTCCAATTACTCCAGATGCTCAGTGCCCGCTGTTCCTGAATTTTCGGCTAGTGTCGATCTGCCATCGAATATCTATGTTGGCGGTTACTTTATAAGTTTTGCCACATTGGTGGTGGCTCTCATTATATTCCTAAGCTTCAA AGATTTGCGCTGTTTGCGTAACACAATTCATGCGAATCTGTTCCTAACCTACATCACCTCCGCACTCTTGTGGATTCTCACGTTCTTTCTGCAAGTG GTAACCACCGGATCTAGTCATGCTGGCTGCATTACGCTGGTCATTATGTTTCAGTACTTTTATCTGACTAACTTTTTCTGGATGTTCGTGGAGG GCCTCTATCTCTATACTCTTGTGGTGCAAACATTCTCCAGCGAGAACATTAGCTTTCTTATCTACGCCTTGATTGGCTGGGGCTGTCCCGCTGTCTGTATATTGGTGTGGTCCATTGCCAAAGTATTTGCGCCGCATCGAGAGAATGAGCATTTCAATGGC cTGGAAATTGAATGCAGTTGGATGCTTGAATCTCAAATTGATTGGATATTCAAGGGGCCCACCGTATTTGCGATACTAACTAATTTAGTTTTCTTGATACGCATCATGTGG GTATTGATTACCAAATTGCGTTCGGCTCATACGCTCGAGACGCGGCAGTATTACAAAGCATCCAAGGCGCTATTGGTGCTAATACCGCTCTTTGGCATTACGTATCTGCTGGTCTTAACCGGGCCCGAACAGGGCATCAGTCGGAATCTCTTCGAAGCCATGCGCGCCTTTCTGCTTAGCACACAG GGCTTCTTTGTGGCATTGTTCTATTGTTTTCTGAACTCGGAAGTGCGACAGACGTTGCGGCATCGTTTCATCAGATGGCGCGAGAATCGGAGTATACATCGAAGCAGTTCATTAAAGAATCGTAG TACCGAGGAATGCGTCATCTGCTTACGTCCATCGCCGCATACACGACTGGGATCATTGAAACGTTATCACAGCATTGATTTAACCGATTTCGTGTAA
- the LOC133840593 gene encoding probable beta-hexosaminidase fdl isoform X2, with the protein MLLLRRLRYLYKMSLAVSLRRALLVLLSGAVFILTVLYWNQGVIKTQAYSDSQLRPHNHKDRNHLSIPVEKSWTYKCENDRCVRTPYRKNASNTKRVSFTSCSMTCGDINIWPHPTTKSMISAHTLRFSVEDVQLQLDTPHREVSKLLKIAFDWFVRDLRQIQRLDYAIHTPEAAAATLVSEATSRQRRHNNEAPAPETQPAASLFGSTFGLQRAGDLESLQVKLSVHESGEIDFNLDNNESYHLSTTFKHQRLVVHIAAHTFFGARHGLSTLQQLIWYDDEDRLLHTYASSLINDVPKFRYRGLMLDTSRHFFSVEAIKRTIAAMGLTKLNRFHWHITDAQSFPYVSRHYPELAEHGAYSESETYSDQDVREVVEFAKIYGVQVLLELDAPAHAGNGWDWGPKRGLGELAMCINQQPWSFYCGEPPCGQLNPKNNHTYLILQRLYEEFLQLSGPTDIFHLGGDEVNLDCWAQYFNDTDLRGLWCDFMLQSNARLKLANGNVPPKYVAVWSSALTNTKCLPNSQFVVQIWGGSTWQENYDLLDNGYNVIFSHVDAWYLDCGFGSWRATGEAACSPYRTWQNVYKHRPWERMRLDKKRRKQVLGGEACMWTEQVDENQLDNRLWPRAAALAERLWSDPNDDHDFDVVQPDVFRRISLFRNRLVELGIKAEALFPKYCAQNPGECI; encoded by the exons CCTACGGTACCTCTATAAGATGTCGCTGGCCGTCTCGCTGCGTCGTGCGTTGCTCGTCCTGCTCTCGGGTGCGGTATTCATACTGACAGTGCTCTATTGGAATCAGGGCGTGATCAAGACACAGGCATACAGCGATTCACAGTTGCGGCCACACAATCACAAGGATCGCAATCACTTATCCAT ACCGGTGGAAAAGTCATGGACATACAAATGCGAGAACGATAGATGTGTGCGCACACCTTATCGCAAGAATGCGAGCAACACGAAGCGTGTCTCCTTCACCAGTTGCTCGATGACCTGTGGCGACATCAACATTTGGCCACATCCTACAACCAAATCGATGATCAGTGCGCACACGTTGCGCTTCTCGGTCGAGGAtgtgcaactgcagctggatACGCCGCATCGTGAGGTGTCCAAGCTGCTGAAGATCGCCTTCGATTGGTTCGTCAGGGATCTGCGGCAAATACAACGCTTGGATTATGCCATACACACACCAGAAGCGGCAGCAGCCACATTGGTTAGCGAGGCGACGTCCAGGCAGCGACGTCATAACAACGAAGCTCCGGCGCCTGAAACGCAGCCAGCTGCCTCGTTGTTTGGTTCCACTTTTGGCCTGCAACGTGCCGGCGACTTGGAAAGTCTTCAGGTGAAGCTGTCCGTGCACGAGTCCGGCGAAATTGACTTTAATCTGGACAACAATGAGAGCTACCACTTAAGCACAACTT TTAAACATCAGCGTCTGGTGGTGCACATTGCGGCACACACGTTCTTTGGCGCCCGCCATGGACTGTCCACGCTGCAGCAGCTCATTTGGTATGACGATGAGGATCGTTTGCTGCACACCTACGCCAGCTCGTTGATCAACGATGTGCCCAAGTTTCGCTATCGTGGCCTTATGCTGGACACCTCTCGGCACTTCTTTTCGGTGGAGGCAATCAAACGCACAATTGCCGCCATGGGTTTAACAAAGCTGAATCGTTTCCATTGGCACATCACGGATGCACAAAGTTTTCCATATGTGTCGAGGCATTATCCTGAACTGGCCGAGCATGGCGCCTATTCGGAGAGCGAAACGTACAGCGATCAGGATGTGCGCGAGGTGGTCGAGTTTGCCAAGATCTATGGTGTTCAAGTGCTTCTGGAGTTGGATGCGCCGGCGCATGCGGGCAATGGCTGGGATTGGGGACCCAAACGTGGCCTTGGCGAATTGGCGATGTGCATCAATCAGCAGCCATGGAGTTTTTACTGTGGCGAGCCGCCTTGCGGCcaactgaatccgaaaaatAACCACACCTACCTCATACTGCAGCGCCTTTACGAGGAGTTTCTTCAGCTGTCGGGGCCTACGGATATTTTCCATTTGGGCGGCGACGAAGTGAATCTGGACTGTTGGGCGCAGTATTTCAATGACACGGATTTGCGTGGTCTGTGGTGCGATTTTATGCTGCAGTCCAATGCGAG ACTGAAACTGGCCAATGGCAATGTGCCGCCCAAGTATGTGGCCGTCTGGTCCAGCGCGCTCACGAACACCAAGTGTCTTCCGAACAGTCAATTCGTGGTGCAGATCTGGGGCGGCAGCACGTGGCAGGAGAACTATGATCTCCTCGATAATGGCTACAACGTCATCTTCTCGCATGTGGATGCTTGGTATTTGGACTGCGGCTTTGGCAGCTGGCGAGCGACAGGCGAAGCTGCCTGCTCGCCCTATCGCACGTGGCAGAATGTCTACAAGCATCGTCCCTGGGAGCGAATGCGTCTCGACAAGAAACGACGCAAACAG GTGCTGGGCGGTGAGGCCTGCATGTGGACCGAGCAGGTGGATGAGAATCAATTGGACAATCGGTTATGGCCTCGGGCGGCGGCGCTTGCTGAACGCCTGTGGTCAGATCCGAATGATGATCATGACTTTGATGTTGTGCAGCCGGATGTGTTTCGACGAATCTCGCTGTTTCGCAATCGCCTGGTTGAGCTGGGCATCAAGGCGGAAGCGTTGTTCCCCAAATATTGTGCACAGAATCCCGGCGAGTgcatttga